The following DNA comes from Diorhabda carinulata isolate Delta chromosome 3, icDioCari1.1, whole genome shotgun sequence.
TTCATAGTAGGGTTACTTGGAGTTTCCCAGAGTTGAATCCCgtagattttaaaattatcttaaaGAGAAGCAGCTTATATTCAATGTTCAATCGTGAGCTGCTGCCGATTAGCCAGAACTTTCCTCTAGTACATATCCAGATATTTGtctcattttttgttctttcatGTCTTTTCTCAAATTAAATGTTGCATGAGTTTACTTAGTTAAGCGAGGCTTGAATTACCACATccagatttgaaattttttcaagattttttgtaaaatttttggtaTGGTTTAAAAAACTGAATGATTAACTTTCATCAGCAAACGTTGCTATTTATATTTACCACGCGGTTGTCAGATCAGAAGTATAAATTGTGTTGTGAGCTTTTTGTATACGAAATACCTTGTTTTTAGTAATTTGTACGTCTAGAAATGGAGGTCCACCACGAAATAAATGTTAGGTTGTACATTGTCCAAATGTTAAAGGAATGGACCCATAAATGATGCAAATAACATCAACACATCATAaccaacaataaaatttcaaagatCTAACAAAAGAGATTTaatgtagaaatttttaatgatatggGAAAAAGTAGTAGAGACGTTTTTctgtaaaaagtattttgaaaggtGATGTATATATGTTACGGTTAAATTCTAGTTTTGACCTGATTTTATTAGTCCAAACTAGAGTCAACTACATCTTGTTATCTTTGCAATAAAAATTggtattaattgaaataaaatttgatagtaCGTAGCTCTGAATTCTATTTgtgcaaaaaaaaatattcgatgtAATTGAAAATCCCACGAATGTTTGAGCTGCTCAAACTTCTATTAgaaaaaagttaggttatgttttagaacaatacatattttttttaactgaaaacACTTCTTCTCGTTGGTAGAACTCCCTCAAGTAAACAAATGATtctattaaagaagaaaaaatatctttaaccATTAAATTCTAGTCTTTCCTagtaaaaatatcgaaaacagTAGAGGCGTATGAAATTTCACGTATGAAAAACGACATGAGacaatattttataagaattagaatattttgaaaaatgttacgattatttttgaatatcgAGAGACTTTGAGTGATAGATATTTTGTTAAAAGTGTTGGCCAAAagttgaaatagaaaattaaatgtgCTCACGAATAGTCAGAGGAGGAAGACAAGTTTGTTAATTTTGCGCAGAATGTagtatatttttggaatatgaGAATACCTTTCTTTGGGGATGGGTATTCGTTTAATATCTAAGGGAATATATCTTTGGATATTTGGTAGAAACATTCTGCAATTTTGAGCATTCATCTGTGTTGAgcaagatattttattaaaataattggaagaaTTACTAGATTTTTATGTTTGTCATATTATTTTAGAGCTTGTCTTTCAATTGGGTGGGCAGCTttagatacaaaaatatttctagccTAATGTTTCCATATCTCTAGTTTCTACTTTTCCACTAAGATGATTTAGTTTGATgatttatatttccatttctaTTACATATAACTTAaaagtgtttcaaaataatattataggAAATTTTGATCAGATCTTTTGATATTGTTAttcattcgaaaaaaattattctttggaTAACTCTTACTTATTTGATACCCACGATTCTAACTTACCTTCTGGATGGTAATTTGAAGTTTCAtctcataaaattatataaataattacctTGGTAACGGCAGCTGCACATTTATCAGATTCGAATAATATTTCCGATATAAACAGAATGGTATCATTCAATTGATGGTGAGGTGTCATTTTTTCATCCAAATGTGGTCTAATATCTTTTTGAAATAGTTCtggtttttgtattttgattccTAACGGTACGGCATGCAAAGTAGCTAATTCTTTCAGAGTTAATTTGGCTTCTTCCATGTTGTAACCAATATAACGATCAAGATTTCTGTaacctacaattttttttccaaaatatataaatacatgaaaaacaTGATGCTTTTGCCAAAAGATTTTCAGGAGATGCAAAGAACAACATctttaaattgttttcattctcaataaataaaattttaatgatgaGTAAGAATTATTGTACAAGGAGAATTTCCATATTATGAATTGTGAATTTAAGTCCaaggaaaattataatttacattACAAATAACCAAACTGAAAGATTTTGACAACCACAAATCCATTCAAATTCCTCAGGCACGTTGCCTATTACCATGAAATTTCCTGAAAAAAAACCTACACGAATATTTCTTAGCATGTTTTACTGTTCAAAGACAAATTCTAGACtatattaaagttaaataaaattaaattcatccacatcaatgaataaaaaagatagTACCGTCCTATCAGAATGAGTAAAGTTAATATTCCTTATGCTAATAAAGCAAAATATCTGGGTATGTTtccaaacagaaatctaaacctccacgtcagaataggattcaaggaatgttatgtgtggtcagtactaaTGTACGGAGTGGAAACCTGGACCTTgtaagctcaaatgatcaaaaaacttgagacgtggctctatagacgcatcctaaAGATACCGTGGACTGATAgcatcaccaacgacgaagtactaagacgtaTTGGTCGTAAAAGAAAgttgttgacaattattaagataaaaaaaacatcttaTATAGGACACATCGtacgcaacgacaaatacctactgcaACAGAACATAATGTGAGGTAAAATAGAGGGAAAGGCATCAGCAGGAAAAGGAAATCCTGGCTCCGTAACAAAAGAGAATGGAcaaccttcaatgagaagatGACTCTCGACGTgagaattcaatataaaatatgtattaactAATAGGAATATCATCGATACACCTTGGTTCTCTGGAAACATTGTCATTCATCGGGATTTTCAGATGGAAACTCTTAATCAAATCACGTAAACGTCGAGACAACACAACCATGACCAGAAGATCTAAGAGAATTAAGCCCTCTGAGTGAGCGCAATAATTATTTGGCAAGAGAACAGAGGATAATGCTGGTTTTACTGTTATTGAAACATTGGACTGTAAGGTTCACTATTGAGTAAGACCCTAGTTTCACGTTTGCCAATCTTAGTAATTTAGGTTAGAATGATATTGCTCATTGATCTCTTTCTGGTCAGATTGGAATATCTCAAACATTCCTCTCGGGAAGTTgtgtttataaatgaaaaataaaaggaaaaacttttttaatagaCCAGCTCCTAACCTTGTTagttaaataactatttttattatttatgggGACACCCAGTAAACAATTATAGATAGAACAGCACTCAACATTCAAATTCTTTTCTATCTCAGTGTTTAatatttcttcaagtattaattAAACCATCATTATAGGTAATTATATGAACTCATTTCTATGACATTTCACTTAAAGACCTTACGGATACTGCCTTTAAAACATCTAGAGGTAAAAATCTAGTGCCTTTATTTTATGAAACTATTTTAAGTATTTCTAGCATTTTCATCTAATTGATTAACTAAAATAGCATTTGAGATCAAAATAGATGCTTAAAATGAAAACAGTTTATCTACGATGATTTTATCGATACTAGACAAACCGTTTGTGGTGGAACTAACAACTTCAAGCTATCTGAAATTCTTCCTCTGTACTATTTCACACAAAAACACCAGACGTTTGTAGCAGATGATTTAAACGTTGAATAAAGATTGTTAATGGAAATGTAATGGCatcaatttatcgaaaaaacaaTACTAAAAACTGGTTATCAGATGTGAAAGTTCGAGAGTTTAACATAGCCACAACCAGAGCTCAGACACTTGTCGTATCTTTAGATCATCATTTGTATCGCTCTCTTATAGAATGTGCTGCCTGTGGAAGATTTCTTCAGCTTGTCGTCATTGCCAAAGTGATTACAGAAAGGTAGGAGCTTTTTGAGGCGTAGAAAGCGTGGAAACCGCTTCGAGGGCTATAGGGTGGATGATCTATTAACTCCTTTAAAATAGCTAAACCGTATTTGTACGAGTATTATCATGGAGTAGCAAAACACCTTCAGTAAGCATTCCACGCCTCTTGTTTTGAAAGGCACTTACTATTTCCGCCGTGCACTTAAGAGCTTTATCATCAACCGAACCTCGCAAGAGGCGGGGTAAAAAATGAGAGTTTCCATTTCGGACTACTTCTACCATGGCTACTGTTACGAGGTGAGGTCTGTCCGGCTGGTATATGATTGAGAAGTTCCGCTACATATGCAGAATTGGCAAGGCTGATAACATTTACTTTAAATGAGAAATCATCGGGAATTTTACTTCCTGGATGGGCATAGTATCAAATAAAATACACACTAATCAGGTTTACccttaaattattaatttcagttttatatttttcatgataACTCCAGTTATATTATACATAACTGCTCATTGTatgttagtttataataaaaagacgaagaattcatagaaaattatcaacaaaaatctagttttcaattttgttgACTAAATAAATCTAAATTATACAAGTAGTTCAAAGTGTTATAACGATCTTACCTGAAGTTATCAAATCTTCAAGTATAATTACAGCGTCTCTATCGACAATATCACTTCCATTCAAATTTAAACGACTACCATATATTTCAGCAAAACCATTTAAAacgttttctattttatgttgttCTTGAAATTGTCTGAAAATAGGTACCAGTTTTTCGTAAAACATGATTTCACTTTTAAAAGTttcttgaatattgaaaattttctggaACAATTCCATCTCTGGAATTTTCTTAGCAACAGCATGTAATACTTCGGTCTCTTTGGTAATTTGATTTTCAACGGTTATTGTAAGTTTGAGCAATTCACCTCCAAAGTTTTCCCCGGGGGGAACCAAATTCGTAATATcactatgaataatttttttgttggtacCGAGGGTTTTCGATAACAGGTTTTCGAAACTTTGCAAAGACATGATGATTAACTGTATACACCTTAACgataactgaaattattataCTCCTTTTTTGCTAATATGATTTAtctttgcttttattatttataaatgatacTTTTTATCAAGTGGTTGTATTATCATGGCACTTTAAAAATGCTTCAATTCCAATTAGATAAGTAAAAAACTGATATTGAAGCAGCAACCTGAATCGCTATTTTagatttgatataatttatatattaagtaCATCAATATGATAATGTTAATGTTACTAAATTTATCAAATCTAAATTTTCCATGTGTACCTTTAAGCCGGGGGTGCACATCTGCACGTGCACTCCTAATTTGATACCTGCTCTCAATAAAAGAAAACTGAATTCCGTCCTGTTATTATGTGaatatttcgttttattcaaaaaacaaaagtcTGTGTATGtataccaaataaataaattagaaacacGTGATGTAACAAGTGCATTTGACCTCGTGTATAGGGATTGTACAAGCACTTTtagatcaaaaaaatattaccatacTTAAAACGCACTGAACCACAAAGATTCGTCATTATTTTAACCCCTTGAAACATCTATTATGACACAATTCTTAACCTAAAAATACCTAAAACGATTATGCTAACGATTTACCTCCTGAAGAATTACTTGTAACTCTGgtagatatttaataaatagcATATCGCGGGAAAGAATACTGAAGTGTCACTTAAGATCGACTGCATGGTGTTTAAGCAGCTGATCAGAAGTGAAAAGTACAGGAATCACAACTAAACCAGAAATGAGATTAATTTGAAGTCTGCATAGATTAGAAAACCATTATGAAGATACATCTTTTGAATGCCTACAAGTAAACTGACGCGATTAACTTCAGCCGTTTTGAATCAAATCCCAATATAAAGAGAAAACTCCTACAGCTATCTATTCATTTGATAATGCTTACgaaaattcaaagaaaagtaGCCACGATCCCCGTTTGAATATACCGCTCTAAagtattatgatttttttgtggTTGCGCTCTATTTCTTTTGTAGGTTATTAGGTTTGTGAGaacattttaatgcaacttaCGGTATGTTCTTAGGTTATATTTCGGTTGCATTTTCAAGTTGATctgataaagaaataatttaacggtgatttatattaatatatcgtGAGTCTACTTGAAAATTCACTATCAATAATCTTTGCCTCTCCAATGCATGTTTTATCATATCTATAAACTCGAACAAGAATTAATATGCAATGAAAAAGTTGCAAGAAAGTTCGATGTCGCACTCATGCACTTAAGAAACTAGAATTAGAGGCAGAGCAAGGAGATAgcaagaagaaagaaaaaaattcacacaaaaaaattagtagaaagaaccaaaaaatggaaaagaacagcaaaattaatattcatagCTGAAGAAATTTGGGAAAGCAGTTATTATAATTTAGACGACTAGACCCATTTTCAGTCCCAAATAGGGACAGCAACTGTAGTGGAGACGGGCAAATTCTTTCAGAAATTCACTCCTACAGTTGCCGAGTTCGTGTTAGTtgaatttgtgataaaaaaacataaaatcttttctaggaaaaattaatgaaactatCTTATTATCTTCGGAAATAATAGTGAGGAAGGTTAGGCTAGGCTAACAGGATGATCTCCACTTTTTAGCCGAGATTCACTCGTGATGCCCATGCCAAGTTTTCCAGTTTGCAATGAAGTGATTCAGGTTCTTAACACCCAGCTTCGCTGCTTCTTCCAGACATTCCAATGTTTTACTCCCCATGCATTGTAGTCGTTTCGACGCCAATGCCGTGCAGTGAGTGCATTAGGTGTTCTATTGTCTCTTCCTCTTCACTGCATTCTGCACAGAGATTTGTTATCCATTTTCCTGAGTTTGGAGCCTACTGCAGTGACCGGTAATCACTGCTAGGACCCTTCGGATCGATAGAGGCAAAGGAAGAAACCATAACTAATATATCCtcataatatttatactttaaCTCTATTaacttttctatttaataatacttaataacaaataaagacGCATGCTCTCATCATGATCAACTCTTCGtaaatcactttttatttcgcgcaaatttattttttttttctagctATTGGGTGCAGTATGGTTGTTGGTACAGGAAGAATTCTAAGttgtgaataatattttaaaagcgGAGGATTAAGTATCTCCACTTTCCGTTATGGTTAAGACTATGTAACTAAAGTAAAAGAGAAAAGGATTTCCATTGAAAAATGTTCAACCAGTATGACATACAAAAGTAGCTCTACGAAAAATGAAttcca
Coding sequences within:
- the LOC130891330 gene encoding uncharacterized protein LOC130891330, producing MSLQSFENLLSKTLGTNKKIIHSDITNLVPPGENFGGELLKLTITVENQITKETEVLHAVAKKIPEMELFQKIFNIQETFKSEIMFYEKLVPIFRQFQEQHKIENVLNGFAEIYGSRLNLNGSDIVDRDAVIILEDLITSGYRNLDRYIGYNMEEAKLTLKELATLHAVPLGIKIQKPELFQKDIRPHLDEKMTPHHQLNDTILFISEILFESDKCAAAVTKVQKVWKDRSLVYKPREPFATLSHSDLWVNNIMIKHDKEKPIHIKFVDFQVYNYKSPVMDLLNFLFTSVRNEVLKENIDDLIRFYHKELIENLKQLKCNTEDYRFSEFQKELQEDASKALCWALHFIPLVVFGPKGKGGKAQEDLSSNRIRDEMRKATPYIAKEKMQLIVEYCERKNWI